The following coding sequences lie in one Hyphobacterium sp. CCMP332 genomic window:
- a CDS encoding serine hydrolase produces the protein MRSYLLIAVSALVAMAAWAGLVFTGTMNGWTRTALAEPDDVNGFLQAAIEMIDADHRGNLGFALLENGEVVGEHYVSIGAPVDRDTGFQVASLSKWISAVGIMALVEDGRLDLDAPVSTYLQSWQLPGGEFDNDGVTIRRLLSHTAGLTDGLGYGGFAPGHEIQPLTESLTRASDASPGADGRVRVGLEPGEQFEYSGGGYSLLQLLIEDVMGEDFESYMQRTVFQPLGMENSTYLDAVSDNGNRATLYDVDGSEAVRYRFAGLAPTALNSSTADMVRFLQSNLENGTGNTARARILQPQTIGSMREPHASDFGLQIWGLGNILYAPNGHGDFIAGHDGSNDPAINSAVRYNPATGDGIVILETGNRFLATRIAGEWVFWQSHRLDVLSFAGDAGDMILTILAGIVLIGLITIAIAASLVWRRWRRRRRVAAV, from the coding sequence ATGCGTAGCTACCTTCTGATTGCCGTGTCCGCTCTCGTCGCAATGGCGGCCTGGGCAGGTCTCGTTTTCACCGGAACCATGAATGGCTGGACCCGCACCGCCCTCGCAGAGCCTGACGATGTGAATGGTTTCCTGCAGGCCGCCATCGAGATGATCGACGCCGATCATCGTGGTAATCTTGGATTTGCCCTGCTGGAAAATGGCGAAGTCGTGGGCGAACATTATGTCTCTATTGGCGCGCCCGTTGACCGCGACACCGGTTTTCAGGTCGCTTCGCTGAGCAAATGGATTTCAGCGGTCGGCATTATGGCGCTGGTCGAGGATGGAAGGCTGGACCTAGACGCGCCGGTTTCGACTTATCTTCAAAGCTGGCAATTGCCTGGCGGCGAGTTCGACAATGATGGCGTAACCATCCGCCGGCTTCTCAGTCACACGGCCGGCCTGACCGATGGTCTGGGTTATGGCGGGTTTGCGCCGGGGCACGAGATTCAGCCGCTGACGGAATCTCTGACGCGGGCTTCTGACGCCTCTCCTGGAGCGGATGGCCGGGTCCGCGTCGGCCTCGAACCCGGCGAGCAGTTCGAATACTCCGGCGGTGGGTATTCCTTGCTGCAGCTTCTGATCGAAGACGTGATGGGCGAGGACTTCGAATCCTACATGCAGCGGACCGTCTTCCAGCCTCTTGGTATGGAGAACTCGACTTATCTTGATGCTGTCAGCGATAATGGCAATCGGGCCACCCTCTATGATGTCGATGGCAGTGAAGCAGTCCGCTACCGCTTTGCCGGGCTGGCACCGACTGCGCTCAACAGTTCGACGGCCGATATGGTGCGTTTTCTCCAGTCAAATCTTGAAAACGGCACGGGCAACACCGCCCGGGCCCGCATTCTGCAACCCCAAACCATTGGCTCGATGCGCGAGCCACATGCGTCAGATTTTGGGCTGCAAATCTGGGGATTAGGCAATATCCTCTACGCACCAAATGGTCATGGCGATTTCATTGCAGGACACGATGGCAGCAATGATCCGGCGATTAATTCGGCTGTTCGGTACAACCCGGCCACCGGCGACGGTATTGTGATACTGGAAACCGGCAACCGTTTCCTTGCCACCCGCATCGCCGGCGAGTGGGTGTTCTGGCAGAGCCACCGACTGGATGTGTTGAGTTTTGCCGGCGACGCCGGAGACATGATCCTGACGATTCTAGCGGGCATTGTGCTTATCGGCCTCATCACCATCGCAATTGCCGCAAGCTTGGTATGGCGTCGCTGGCGGAGACGCCGCCGCGTCGCTGCGGTTTGA
- a CDS encoding serine hydrolase: protein MWRLPVLLILLCMSASAYAQEGHCSEIIDDFIDQAMPVSGAPGLAYAVIDNGVVCAGARGEVLSGSGQLVTPETPFQLGSISKSFTALAVVQLMEAGSIELDTAISEYLDVFQGQAGGTVTIRQLLSHTSGYSTLQGNLFQAQQNDENRGLSDNVRELAHTVPAHAADSQWQYSNANYLILGALIEEISGRGFTNYIETEILEPAGMDDSFVSDGGTYDFMAIGHLPWFGTKRSLEGRSFARGGAPAGGIIASANDVARYLALMMNGEDDIISADNKAMMLQPASPISPFYGFGWSIDVEGYAAFHTGVSPGVETIAALSLSEQRGVVVLINAGSGIGFGENQELLTGIATLGLGQLYESGGNRLQQKALFALLVILPFIFLGGMIGAWILRRGLRAKSGLTGMFSLWFPLLATLAMAWCFIFLIPQLFGVSLATLNLYAPDLVITLIAGSATGVMWSVFRLLVFYRGSVRGNSVLAG, encoded by the coding sequence ATGTGGCGTCTTCCAGTTTTGTTGATTTTGCTATGCATGTCTGCCAGCGCCTATGCGCAGGAAGGGCATTGCTCCGAAATAATTGACGATTTTATTGATCAAGCCATGCCCGTCTCGGGAGCGCCCGGGCTCGCCTATGCTGTGATCGACAATGGCGTGGTTTGCGCCGGAGCGCGCGGTGAGGTTTTGTCCGGGAGCGGTCAACTCGTGACGCCCGAAACCCCTTTCCAGCTCGGCTCGATTTCTAAAAGCTTCACGGCGCTGGCTGTGGTCCAACTCATGGAAGCGGGCAGTATCGAGCTCGATACTGCCATCTCTGAATATCTTGACGTCTTCCAGGGGCAGGCTGGCGGAACGGTCACGATCCGCCAGCTGCTCAGCCACACAAGCGGATACTCGACCCTGCAAGGCAATTTATTCCAAGCGCAACAAAACGATGAGAATCGTGGACTTTCCGACAATGTTCGCGAACTGGCTCACACGGTCCCGGCGCACGCCGCCGATAGCCAATGGCAATACTCGAACGCGAACTATTTGATTCTGGGTGCCCTTATCGAAGAGATCAGCGGCCGGGGTTTTACAAATTATATCGAAACAGAAATTCTTGAACCGGCCGGCATGGATGACAGCTTTGTCTCTGATGGTGGCACATACGACTTTATGGCAATCGGCCACCTTCCCTGGTTCGGCACAAAGCGCTCCCTGGAGGGGCGCAGCTTCGCTCGGGGCGGCGCACCCGCCGGTGGCATTATCGCAAGCGCCAATGATGTCGCCCGATATCTCGCGCTCATGATGAATGGCGAAGACGACATCATCAGCGCCGATAACAAGGCCATGATGCTTCAACCGGCCAGCCCAATTTCGCCTTTCTACGGGTTTGGTTGGTCCATCGATGTAGAGGGCTACGCCGCCTTCCACACCGGTGTCAGCCCGGGCGTTGAGACAATCGCCGCTCTTTCATTGTCCGAACAAAGGGGCGTTGTTGTTTTAATCAATGCGGGAAGCGGGATTGGGTTTGGTGAAAACCAGGAACTGCTGACAGGCATCGCTACGCTTGGTCTCGGTCAGCTCTATGAAAGCGGCGGCAATCGCCTGCAACAAAAGGCCCTTTTTGCGTTGCTCGTGATTCTGCCGTTTATATTTCTGGGCGGCATGATCGGGGCTTGGATTTTGCGGCGGGGTTTGCGTGCGAAATCAGGATTGACCGGGATGTTCAGCCTTTGGTTTCCCCTGCTTGCGACACTTGCAATGGCGTGGTGCTTCATCTTCCTCATACCGCAGCTCTTTGGCGTTTCGCTTGCAACTCTCAACCTGTATGCGCCAGATTTGGTCATTACTTTGATCGCTGGCTCAGCAACCGGTGTGATGTGGTCGGTTTTCAGATTGTTGGTATTCTACAGGGGCTCTGTCAGAGGAAACTCGGTGTTAGCCGGTTAG